In a genomic window of Variovorax paradoxus:
- a CDS encoding tripartite tricarboxylate transporter substrate binding protein — MIRQLIRPLALALALPLAFGAASTAQAQTYPAKPIRMIVPFPPGGGTDILARLVAQKLTETNHWTVVPDNRAGAGGTIGIAEAARAAPTGYDIVMGQKDNMVVAPWLYKNLSYEPTKDLTAVAHVAFTPVVIVTQANSKYKSLDDVVKAARAAPDTITYGSPGNGTTIHLAGEIFNGAAKIKMRHVPYKGSNAAMMDVLAGNVDLMVSSVPSAMAQIKAGKLRPLAVTSAKRSSSLPDTPTVAELGYKGFDVSTWYGLFVPAKTPKDVIATLNAEVNKLLATPEMQAAIIAQGAEPQSMTPEQFGALLKTDYEKWKGIVQASGATIE, encoded by the coding sequence ATGATCCGACAACTCATCCGCCCGCTGGCCCTCGCGCTGGCACTTCCGCTGGCCTTCGGCGCCGCCTCCACCGCCCAGGCCCAGACCTATCCCGCCAAGCCGATCCGCATGATCGTGCCCTTCCCGCCCGGCGGCGGCACCGACATCCTGGCGCGCCTGGTGGCCCAGAAGCTCACCGAGACCAACCACTGGACCGTGGTGCCCGACAACCGCGCGGGCGCCGGCGGCACCATCGGCATCGCCGAGGCCGCGCGTGCCGCGCCCACGGGCTACGACATCGTGATGGGCCAGAAGGACAACATGGTCGTCGCGCCCTGGCTCTACAAGAACCTCAGCTACGAGCCGACCAAGGACCTGACCGCGGTGGCCCACGTGGCCTTCACGCCCGTGGTGATCGTCACGCAGGCCAACTCCAAGTACAAGTCGCTCGACGACGTGGTGAAGGCCGCGCGCGCCGCGCCCGACACCATCACCTACGGCTCGCCCGGCAACGGCACCACCATCCACCTGGCCGGCGAGATCTTCAACGGCGCGGCCAAGATCAAGATGCGCCACGTGCCCTACAAGGGCTCGAACGCGGCCATGATGGACGTGCTCGCGGGCAACGTCGACCTGATGGTGTCGTCGGTGCCCTCGGCCATGGCCCAGATCAAGGCCGGCAAGCTGCGCCCGCTGGCCGTGACCTCGGCCAAGCGCAGCAGCTCGCTGCCCGACACGCCCACCGTGGCCGAGCTCGGCTACAAGGGCTTCGACGTGAGCACCTGGTATGGCCTGTTCGTGCCGGCCAAGACGCCCAAGGACGTGATCGCCACCCTGAACGCCGAGGTCAACAAGCTGCTGGCCACGCCCGAGATGCAGGCCGCGATCATCGCGCAGGGCGCCGAGCCGCAGAGCATGACGCCCGAGCAGTTCGGCGCGCTGCTCAAGACCGACTACGAGAAGTGGAAGGGCATCGTGCAGGCCTCGGGCGCGACCATCGAGTAA
- a CDS encoding ABC transporter ATP-binding protein has protein sequence MSGCILETRQLTKEFKGFTAVSKVDLSVVRGSIHALIGPNGAGKTTCFNLLTKFLEPTSGTILFNGQDITGERPAQIARRGIIRSFQISAVFPHLTLLENVRLGLQRRLGTSYHFWKSEKSLEPLNARARELLAEVGLEDLAEEQTVNLPYGRKRALEIATTLAMEPELMLLDEPTQGMGHEDVHRVAELIKRVSAGRTILMVEHNMSVVSTIADTITVLQRGAVLAEGPYAEVSKNPQVMEAYMGTTDGQLQGAH, from the coding sequence ATGAGCGGCTGCATTCTCGAAACACGCCAGCTCACCAAGGAGTTCAAGGGCTTCACTGCTGTCAGTAAGGTCGATCTCTCGGTCGTGCGCGGTTCGATCCACGCGCTCATCGGACCCAACGGCGCGGGCAAGACGACCTGCTTCAACCTGCTCACGAAGTTCCTCGAACCCACCAGCGGCACGATCCTCTTCAACGGCCAGGACATCACGGGCGAGCGCCCCGCGCAGATCGCGCGGCGCGGCATCATCCGCTCGTTCCAGATCTCGGCCGTGTTCCCGCACCTCACGCTGCTGGAGAACGTGCGCCTCGGGCTGCAGCGCAGGCTCGGCACTTCGTACCACTTCTGGAAGAGCGAGAAGTCGCTCGAGCCGCTCAACGCCCGGGCGCGCGAGCTGCTCGCGGAGGTCGGCCTGGAGGATCTCGCCGAAGAGCAGACCGTGAACCTGCCTTACGGCCGCAAGCGCGCGCTGGAGATCGCGACCACGCTCGCGATGGAGCCCGAGCTGATGCTGCTCGACGAGCCCACGCAGGGCATGGGCCATGAGGACGTGCACCGCGTGGCCGAGCTGATCAAGCGCGTGTCGGCAGGCCGCACCATCCTGATGGTCGAACACAACATGAGCGTGGTCTCGACCATCGCCGACACCATCACCGTGCTGCAGCGTGGCGCCGTGCTGGCCGAAGGCCCCTACGCGGAAGTCTCGAAGAACCCGCAGGTCATGGAGGCCTACATGGGCACCACGGACGGCCAACTGCAAGGGGCTCACTGA
- a CDS encoding branched-chain amino acid ABC transporter permease, with amino-acid sequence MNMKKISTVFYGLLLVALVLAPFFGAYPVFVMKLLCFALFASAFNLLLGFTGLLSFGHAAFLGGSAYVAGHAIKVWGLTPELGLIAGTLVGALLGWLFGVLAIRRQGIYFAMITLALAQMMFFVALQARFTGGEDGLQGVPRGKLFGLIDLSNDLTMYYVALAIVAAAFLLIVRTIHSPFGQVLKGIKENEPRALSLGYDVARFKLLAFVISAALSGLAGSLKTLVLGFATLSDVHWTASGQVILMTLVGGLGTLSGPLVGSAVVVLLENKIGELGNLLARITTIDWFNTLGESVTMVTGLIFVICVLAFRKGIMGEVIAFIDRRREKK; translated from the coding sequence ATGAACATGAAAAAGATCTCCACCGTCTTCTACGGCCTGCTGCTCGTCGCGCTGGTGCTGGCGCCGTTCTTCGGCGCCTACCCGGTGTTCGTGATGAAGCTCCTGTGCTTCGCGCTGTTCGCCTCGGCCTTCAACCTGCTGCTGGGCTTCACCGGGCTCCTGTCCTTCGGCCATGCGGCCTTCCTCGGCGGCTCGGCCTACGTGGCCGGCCATGCGATCAAGGTCTGGGGCCTCACGCCCGAGCTGGGCCTGATCGCGGGCACGCTGGTGGGCGCGCTGCTGGGCTGGCTGTTCGGCGTGCTGGCCATCCGCCGCCAGGGCATCTACTTCGCGATGATCACGCTGGCGCTCGCGCAGATGATGTTCTTCGTCGCGCTGCAGGCGAGGTTCACCGGCGGCGAGGACGGCCTGCAGGGCGTGCCGCGCGGCAAGCTGTTCGGCCTCATCGACCTGAGCAACGACCTGACGATGTACTACGTCGCGCTGGCGATCGTGGCGGCTGCCTTCCTGCTGATCGTGCGCACCATCCACTCGCCGTTCGGGCAGGTGCTCAAGGGCATCAAGGAGAACGAGCCGCGCGCGCTGTCGCTGGGCTACGACGTGGCGCGCTTCAAGCTGCTGGCCTTCGTGATCTCGGCGGCGCTGTCGGGGCTGGCGGGTTCGCTCAAGACGCTGGTGCTGGGCTTCGCGACCCTGTCGGACGTGCACTGGACCGCTTCGGGCCAGGTGATCCTGATGACGCTGGTGGGTGGCCTGGGCACCCTGTCGGGGCCGCTGGTGGGCTCGGCCGTGGTGGTGCTGCTGGAGAACAAGATCGGCGAGCTGGGCAACCTGCTCGCGCGCATCACCACCATCGACTGGTTCAACACGCTGGGCGAGTCGGTGACCATGGTCACAGGCCTGATCTTCGTGATCTGCGTGCTGGCCTTCCGCAAGGGGATCATGGGCGAGGTCATCGCGTTCATCGACCGGCGCCGGGAGAAGAAGTGA
- a CDS encoding ABC transporter ATP-binding protein — protein MTAALEIKGLQAWYGESHVLHGVDMVVQPGEVVTLLGRNGAGRTTTLRAIMGLTGARKGSIEVNGRETIAMPTHRIAHLGIGYCPEERGIFASLSCEENLMLPPELKGAGQGMSVEEIYAMFPNLAERRHSQGTRLSGGEQQMLAVARILRTGAKLLLLDEISEGLAPVIVQALARMITTLRSKGYTIVMVEQNFRFAAPLADRFYVMEHGRIALKFGADELEARMPVLTELLGV, from the coding sequence ATGACCGCCGCACTCGAGATCAAGGGCCTGCAAGCCTGGTACGGCGAATCGCATGTGCTGCATGGCGTCGACATGGTCGTGCAGCCCGGTGAGGTCGTGACGCTGCTGGGCCGCAATGGCGCGGGCCGCACCACCACGCTGCGCGCGATCATGGGCCTGACCGGCGCGCGCAAGGGCAGCATCGAGGTCAATGGCCGGGAGACGATCGCGATGCCCACGCACCGCATCGCGCACCTGGGCATCGGCTACTGCCCCGAGGAACGCGGCATCTTCGCGAGCCTGTCGTGCGAGGAGAACCTGATGCTGCCGCCGGAGCTGAAAGGCGCGGGGCAGGGCATGTCGGTCGAGGAGATCTACGCGATGTTTCCGAACCTGGCGGAGCGTCGCCACAGTCAGGGCACGCGGCTGTCGGGCGGCGAGCAGCAGATGCTGGCGGTGGCGCGCATCCTGCGCACGGGCGCCAAGCTGCTGCTGCTCGACGAGATATCCGAAGGCTTGGCGCCGGTGATCGTGCAGGCGCTCGCACGAATGATCACGACCTTGCGTTCCAAGGGCTACACCATCGTGATGGTGGAGCAGAACTTCCGCTTCGCGGCGCCGCTGGCCGATCGCTTCTATGTGATGGAGCACGGCCGCATCGCGCTGAAGTTCGGCGCCGACGAGCTCGAAGCCCGCATGCCCGTGCTCACCGAGCTGCTCGGCGTCTAG
- a CDS encoding 3-hydroxyacyl-CoA dehydrogenase family protein: MNEINRRVAVVGAGLMGVGIASCLALAGEAVDVFDLSEARRAELPALAEKIFEELMAAGRIVEAERDAARARIRVVADLAALADASLVFEAVVERLEVKHALYAELEAVLPSYALIASNTSGFMPDVLCERMAHPERFLVAHFWNPPHVIPFVELVPARATVPEACAALRGRLESAGFEAVLLSKAAPGFVGNRIQFAVLREALHLVQSGVADAATVDAVVRACIGKRYASFGPLETADLGGLHTFLDIGGHLMPQLEKSESVLKLLQSLVAAGRCGATTGHGFYEWTDARRQSVRERRRRMLAR; encoded by the coding sequence ATGAACGAGATCAATCGACGCGTGGCCGTGGTGGGAGCGGGCCTCATGGGCGTGGGCATCGCGAGCTGCCTGGCACTCGCCGGTGAAGCGGTCGACGTGTTCGATCTCAGCGAGGCGCGGCGCGCCGAGCTGCCCGCGCTGGCGGAAAAAATCTTCGAGGAATTGATGGCCGCGGGCCGCATCGTTGAGGCCGAGCGCGACGCGGCCCGCGCGCGCATTCGCGTCGTGGCCGACCTTGCGGCGCTGGCCGATGCATCGCTCGTGTTCGAGGCCGTCGTCGAGCGGCTCGAGGTCAAGCATGCGCTCTATGCCGAGCTCGAGGCCGTGCTGCCCTCCTATGCCTTGATCGCGAGCAACACCAGCGGCTTCATGCCGGATGTGCTGTGCGAGCGCATGGCGCATCCCGAGCGCTTTCTCGTCGCGCACTTCTGGAATCCGCCGCATGTCATCCCGTTCGTCGAACTCGTTCCGGCGCGAGCCACCGTGCCCGAGGCCTGCGCGGCCCTTCGCGGCCGGCTCGAAAGCGCGGGCTTCGAGGCGGTGCTGCTGAGCAAGGCGGCGCCCGGCTTCGTCGGCAACCGGATCCAGTTCGCGGTGCTGCGCGAAGCGCTCCACCTGGTGCAAAGCGGCGTGGCCGACGCGGCCACGGTCGATGCGGTCGTGCGCGCCTGCATCGGCAAGCGCTATGCGTCCTTCGGTCCGCTCGAGACGGCCGATCTCGGCGGCCTCCACACCTTCCTCGACATCGGCGGCCACCTGATGCCGCAGCTCGAGAAGAGCGAGTCGGTGCTGAAACTGCTGCAGTCCCTGGTGGCGGCCGGCCGATGCGGCGCGACCACCGGTCACGGCTTCTACGAATGGACGGACGCGCGCAGGCAGTCGGTGCGCGAACGCCGGCGGCGCATGTTGGCGCGGTAG
- a CDS encoding ABC transporter substrate-binding protein: protein MNTRHPLLSLGFGLLALGGLGAAQAQEKVKIGFITDMSGLYADLEGKNAAMAIQMAIDDFGGKVNGQPVELLTADHQNKADIAASKAREWIDTQGLSMVFSGTNSGTALATAKVATEKKRVHFNNGAASSALTNEQCSPYTVHYAYDTVALAKGTGAAVVDRGGKSWFFLTADYAFGAALEADTTTVIKEKGGTVVGGVKHPLNASDFSSFLLQAQNSKAQILGLANAGGDTINSIKAAREFGINKTMKTAGLLVFITDIHSLGLKNTEGLLHTTSWYWDLNDDTRKFANRFFEKTKRMPTDVQAADYSATMTYLKAVQAARTTDADKVMAQLKSMKIDDFYGKGQIRADGSFIHDMYLVEAKSPSESKKPWDYLKVLKTLPGDQIFTTKAESKCALWK, encoded by the coding sequence ATGAACACCAGGCATCCCCTTCTGTCGCTCGGCTTCGGCCTGCTCGCCCTCGGAGGCCTCGGCGCGGCACAGGCGCAGGAGAAGGTCAAGATCGGCTTCATCACCGACATGTCCGGTCTCTATGCCGACCTCGAGGGCAAGAACGCCGCGATGGCGATCCAGATGGCGATCGACGACTTCGGCGGCAAGGTCAACGGCCAGCCCGTGGAGCTGCTGACGGCCGATCATCAGAACAAGGCCGACATCGCCGCGTCGAAGGCGCGCGAATGGATCGACACGCAGGGCCTGAGCATGGTGTTCAGCGGCACCAACTCCGGCACCGCGCTCGCCACCGCGAAGGTGGCCACCGAGAAGAAGCGCGTGCACTTCAACAACGGCGCCGCGTCCTCCGCGCTCACCAACGAGCAGTGCAGCCCCTACACCGTGCACTACGCCTACGACACGGTCGCGCTGGCCAAGGGAACGGGCGCGGCGGTGGTCGACCGCGGCGGCAAGAGCTGGTTCTTCCTGACGGCCGACTACGCTTTCGGCGCCGCGCTCGAGGCCGACACCACCACGGTGATCAAGGAGAAGGGCGGCACGGTGGTGGGCGGCGTCAAGCATCCGCTCAACGCCTCCGACTTCTCGTCCTTCCTGCTGCAGGCGCAGAACTCCAAGGCGCAGATCCTCGGGCTGGCCAACGCCGGCGGCGACACCATCAATTCGATCAAGGCCGCCAGGGAGTTCGGCATCAACAAGACCATGAAGACCGCCGGCCTGCTGGTGTTCATCACCGACATCCACAGCCTGGGCCTGAAGAACACCGAAGGCCTGCTGCATACCACGAGCTGGTACTGGGACCTCAACGACGACACGCGCAAGTTCGCCAACCGCTTCTTCGAGAAGACCAAGCGCATGCCGACCGACGTGCAGGCCGCCGACTACTCGGCCACGATGACCTACCTGAAGGCGGTGCAGGCGGCCAGGACCACCGACGCCGACAAGGTGATGGCGCAGCTCAAGAGCATGAAGATCGACGACTTCTACGGCAAGGGCCAGATCCGTGCCGACGGCAGCTTCATCCACGACATGTACCTGGTGGAAGCGAAGTCGCCGTCCGAGTCCAAGAAGCCCTGGGACTACCTGAAGGTGCTCAAGACGCTGCCGGGCGACCAGATCTTCACGACCAAGGCCGAGAGCAAGTGCGCGCTCTGGAAGTGA
- a CDS encoding branched-chain amino acid ABC transporter permease translates to MTISLPALLSQLLLGLVNGSFYAILSLGLAVIFGLLNVINFAHGALFMLGAVLTWMAMEYFGINYWVMLIAAPIVIGLFGVLIERLLLRWIYKLDHLYGLLLTLGLTLLIEGVFRSIYGVSGLAYDAPEALSSATDLGFMVLPNYRAWVVVASLVVCIATWFVIEKTRIGAYLRAGTENPRLVEAFGVNVPLMITLTYAFGAGLAAFAGVLAAPVIQVSPLMGQNLIIVVFAVVVIGGMGSIMGAILTGLGLGVIEGFTKVFYPEASSTVVFVIMVIVLLVRPAGLFGKEK, encoded by the coding sequence ATGACCATTTCCCTTCCCGCCTTGTTGAGCCAGCTCCTCCTGGGGCTGGTCAACGGCTCCTTCTATGCCATCCTGAGCCTCGGGCTGGCCGTCATCTTCGGCCTGCTCAACGTCATCAACTTCGCGCACGGCGCGCTGTTCATGCTCGGCGCGGTGCTCACCTGGATGGCGATGGAATATTTCGGCATCAACTACTGGGTGATGCTGATCGCCGCGCCCATCGTCATCGGCCTGTTCGGCGTGCTGATCGAGCGGCTGCTGCTGCGCTGGATCTACAAGCTCGACCACCTCTACGGCCTGTTGCTCACGCTGGGCCTCACGCTGCTCATCGAGGGCGTGTTCCGCTCCATCTACGGCGTCTCGGGCCTGGCCTACGACGCGCCCGAGGCGCTGTCGAGCGCCACCGACCTGGGCTTCATGGTGCTGCCCAACTACCGCGCCTGGGTGGTCGTGGCCTCGCTGGTCGTGTGCATCGCCACCTGGTTCGTGATCGAGAAGACCCGCATCGGCGCCTACCTGCGCGCGGGCACCGAGAACCCGCGCCTGGTCGAGGCCTTCGGCGTCAACGTGCCGCTGATGATCACGCTGACCTATGCCTTCGGCGCGGGCCTCGCGGCCTTCGCGGGCGTGCTGGCCGCGCCGGTGATCCAGGTCTCGCCGCTGATGGGCCAGAACCTGATCATCGTGGTGTTCGCCGTCGTCGTGATCGGCGGCATGGGCTCGATCATGGGCGCCATCCTCACCGGGCTGGGGCTGGGCGTGATCGAGGGCTTCACCAAGGTCTTCTACCCCGAGGCCTCGTCCACCGTCGTGTTCGTCATCATGGTCATCGTGCTGCTGGTGCGTCCTGCCGGCCTGTTCGGCAAAGAGAAGTGA
- a CDS encoding tannase/feruloyl esterase family alpha/beta hydrolase gives MNRSIEFSLQRRATSAVPRISFAATLAAAALLGACGGSGDGVAFVPQAAVPTPAPAPAPAPAAATPLNCEQMATLTVPASAIALATGGARVTAATLVPAGGKAPKSYGEHCKLSAEIAPVDPAAPPIKLTLLLPTEWNRKAMMYGGGGYDGSIPAVAGNVPAGPVDALDPIGRGYAVFASDSGHDANTDAKNPGAFALNTEALRNFSFEALKKTRDAAVFLIEQRYAQRPQRSYFAGGSSGGREALAVVQKWPTDFNGAIVLYPAFNAASLDLQFGRITRALAQPGAYPSLAKRGALFDAAMQACDAIDGVKDGVIGNQNACNQRFDPVTALLDGRPLRCPGGADTADDCLSDAQIAAFKVIDTPAVFNYPLGSGENQYPGFNAWGAEFGRSGADPSQVTVAYLGLGAQPPASPMPAFAPFHSNFWDQWVRFFVTKNPAFDSLTLDPENPGPWQARIAELTGLQDINQADLSAFAANGGKLLMAHGTADQLVSTRATDQYFNRVRATMGAERVKGFMRYYQIPGYAHAVGTVFNASWDSLSALENWVEKDAAPTAPIVTDAPIDPVTMTASVPRRTRPLCDYPAWPRYKGSGDVDVAASFSCVNE, from the coding sequence ATGAACAGAAGCATCGAGTTTTCATTGCAACGCCGCGCGACGAGCGCCGTGCCACGCATCTCCTTCGCCGCGACGCTCGCCGCCGCGGCCTTGCTGGGCGCCTGCGGCGGGAGCGGCGATGGCGTGGCCTTCGTCCCGCAGGCGGCGGTGCCAACGCCAGCACCGGCCCCGGCACCCGCGCCGGCCGCGGCCACGCCGCTGAACTGCGAACAGATGGCGACGCTCACCGTTCCCGCATCGGCGATCGCGCTCGCCACCGGCGGCGCCAGGGTGACGGCGGCCACGCTGGTGCCCGCGGGCGGCAAGGCGCCGAAGAGCTACGGCGAGCATTGCAAGCTCAGCGCCGAGATCGCGCCGGTCGATCCCGCCGCGCCGCCGATCAAGCTGACGCTGCTGCTGCCTACCGAGTGGAACCGCAAGGCCATGATGTACGGCGGTGGCGGCTACGACGGCAGCATTCCCGCTGTCGCCGGCAACGTGCCCGCCGGTCCCGTCGACGCACTCGATCCGATCGGGCGAGGCTATGCGGTGTTCGCAAGCGACTCGGGCCACGATGCGAACACGGACGCCAAGAACCCCGGGGCCTTCGCACTCAACACGGAAGCGCTGCGCAATTTCTCGTTCGAAGCGCTCAAGAAGACGCGCGACGCGGCCGTGTTCCTGATCGAGCAGCGCTATGCCCAGCGTCCGCAACGCAGCTACTTCGCGGGCGGCTCGTCGGGCGGCCGCGAGGCGCTCGCGGTGGTGCAGAAATGGCCGACCGATTTCAACGGCGCCATCGTGCTCTACCCGGCCTTCAACGCGGCCAGCCTCGACCTGCAGTTCGGCCGCATCACGCGCGCGCTGGCCCAACCCGGTGCCTACCCCAGCCTCGCGAAGCGCGGCGCGCTGTTCGATGCGGCGATGCAGGCCTGCGATGCCATCGACGGCGTGAAGGACGGAGTGATCGGCAACCAGAACGCCTGCAACCAGCGCTTCGATCCCGTGACCGCGCTGCTCGACGGACGACCGTTGCGCTGCCCGGGCGGCGCCGACACCGCGGACGACTGCCTGTCGGATGCGCAGATCGCCGCCTTCAAGGTGATCGACACGCCGGCCGTCTTCAACTATCCGCTCGGCAGCGGAGAGAACCAGTATCCGGGCTTCAATGCCTGGGGCGCCGAGTTCGGTCGGTCCGGTGCCGATCCGAGCCAGGTGACCGTCGCCTACCTGGGCCTGGGAGCGCAGCCGCCCGCCTCGCCGATGCCCGCGTTCGCGCCCTTCCACTCGAACTTCTGGGACCAGTGGGTGCGCTTCTTCGTGACGAAGAACCCCGCCTTCGATTCGCTGACGCTCGATCCCGAGAATCCCGGCCCCTGGCAGGCACGCATCGCCGAGCTCACGGGGTTGCAGGACATCAACCAGGCCGACCTGTCGGCGTTCGCCGCAAACGGCGGCAAGCTGCTGATGGCGCATGGCACCGCCGATCAACTGGTCAGCACGCGCGCTACCGACCAGTACTTCAACCGGGTGCGCGCCACCATGGGTGCGGAGCGCGTGAAGGGCTTCATGCGCTACTACCAGATCCCGGGCTACGCGCATGCCGTCGGCACGGTGTTCAACGCCAGCTGGGATTCGCTGAGCGCGCTCGAGAACTGGGTGGAGAAGGACGCGGCACCGACCGCGCCGATCGTGACCGACGCCCCGATCGACCCCGTGACCATGACCGCGAGCGTGCCCCGCCGCACCCGGCCGCTTTGCGACTACCCGGCCTGGCCCAGGTACAAGGGCAGCGGCGACGTCGATGTGGCGGCGAGCTTCTCGTGCGTCAACGAATGA
- a CDS encoding amino acid ABC transporter permease, whose product MNATTLLERLAAYLPVLLQGAVTTLSVAVAAILLGFAWGAVLLGLSLRRGGRGLLPAAVRTYLSFFRGTPLLVQLLMLFYLPSAYGLDLPPLLVAIVALGLNSAAFQCEILRAGLVAVPAGQIEAAASFGMPPARIFRHVQLPQLARAVWPAVVSEGVDVVKSSAIVSVISVADLARGGRQIVAANFRPLEVYVSVGLCYLLMTGAVLWLGHWLRGRMERP is encoded by the coding sequence ATGAACGCAACCACCCTTCTCGAGCGGCTGGCCGCCTACCTGCCCGTGCTGCTGCAGGGCGCCGTCACCACGCTGAGCGTGGCGGTCGCCGCCATCCTGCTGGGCTTCGCCTGGGGCGCGGTGCTGCTGGGCCTGTCGCTGCGGCGCGGCGGCCGGGGCCTGCTGCCGGCCGCGGTGCGCACCTACCTGAGCTTCTTTCGCGGCACGCCGCTGCTGGTGCAGCTGCTCATGCTCTTCTACCTGCCCAGCGCCTACGGCCTCGACCTGCCGCCGCTGCTGGTGGCCATCGTCGCGCTGGGCCTGAACTCCGCCGCGTTCCAGTGCGAGATCCTGCGCGCCGGGCTGGTGGCGGTGCCGGCCGGGCAGATCGAGGCCGCGGCCTCGTTCGGCATGCCGCCCGCGCGCATCTTCCGCCACGTGCAGCTGCCGCAGCTCGCGCGGGCCGTGTGGCCGGCCGTGGTGTCGGAGGGCGTCGACGTGGTGAAGAGTTCGGCCATCGTCTCGGTGATCTCGGTGGCCGACCTGGCGCGCGGCGGGCGGCAGATCGTGGCGGCCAACTTCAGGCCGCTCGAGGTCTATGTCTCGGTGGGCCTGTGCTACCTGCTGATGACCGGCGCGGTGCTGTGGCTCGGCCACTGGCTGCGCGGCCGGATGGAGCGGCCATGA
- a CDS encoding SDR family NAD(P)-dependent oxidoreductase, producing the protein MPTSHLYLITGASRGLGRAMAEQLLQPGHVLLCISRRQSPELAEQAKAAGVELVQWEQDLSDPVASAARLREWLAAQDAQRFDGVTLINNAGTVGNPAPLASAVDGELSQALRIGLEAPLLLTAAFLGGTRDWRGARKVLNISSGLGRNAMGSQAPYCAAKAGMDHYSRAVALEEANLPNGARIVSLAPGVIDTDMQVQLRGASAENFPDRTRFEKLKSEGLLDSPASAAAKVLKYLARADFGAKPVADVRDPD; encoded by the coding sequence ATGCCCACCTCCCACCTCTACCTCATCACCGGCGCATCGCGCGGCCTCGGCCGCGCCATGGCCGAACAGCTGCTGCAACCCGGCCACGTCCTGCTGTGCATCTCGCGCCGCCAGAGCCCCGAGCTCGCCGAACAGGCGAAGGCGGCCGGCGTCGAGCTCGTGCAATGGGAACAGGACCTGTCCGACCCCGTCGCCTCGGCCGCGCGCCTGCGCGAATGGCTGGCCGCGCAGGACGCGCAGCGCTTCGACGGCGTCACGCTGATCAACAACGCGGGCACGGTCGGCAATCCCGCGCCGCTCGCTTCCGCGGTCGATGGCGAGCTGTCGCAGGCGCTGCGCATCGGGCTCGAAGCGCCGCTGCTGCTGACGGCGGCCTTTCTCGGCGGCACGCGCGACTGGCGCGGCGCGCGCAAGGTGCTCAACATCTCCTCGGGCCTGGGCCGCAACGCCATGGGCAGCCAGGCGCCGTACTGCGCGGCCAAGGCCGGCATGGACCACTACTCGCGCGCGGTCGCGCTCGAGGAAGCGAACCTGCCGAACGGCGCGCGCATCGTGTCGCTGGCGCCCGGCGTGATCGACACCGACATGCAGGTGCAACTGCGTGGCGCATCGGCCGAGAACTTCCCCGACCGCACGCGCTTCGAGAAGCTCAAGAGCGAGGGCCTGCTCGACAGCCCCGCGAGCGCGGCCGCGAAGGTGCTCAAGTACCTCGCGCGCGCGGACTTCGGCGCCAAGCCGGTGGCCGACGTGCGCGATCCGGACTGA
- a CDS encoding transporter substrate-binding domain-containing protein codes for MLFHRAIAGVLSLFLLGAAHGADMLETVKNKKEIVIGTEAQFAPFEYLQDGKIVGYGPDLMRLILADLPEVKVKQFDVPFQGILPGLATRRFDFVVTSVTLTKERADKFAFTVPIADATTALVKRKDDAALTDPAGIAGKTVGSQAGSAQLRALQDYAKKLQAEGKPAVTIREYVSFDEAYADLAAGRLVAVAQSLSNLATLVKTRGDIYAVMPAPIGPKTYFGWVGRKDADSAPLVKFFSDGIARAQKSGQLKELQMKWFGFAMEVPTDAVPAPQM; via the coding sequence ATGCTGTTCCATCGCGCAATCGCCGGCGTTCTTTCCCTGTTCCTGCTCGGTGCCGCGCACGGCGCCGACATGCTGGAGACGGTGAAGAACAAGAAAGAAATCGTCATCGGTACCGAGGCGCAGTTCGCGCCCTTCGAATACCTGCAGGACGGCAAGATCGTGGGCTACGGCCCCGACCTGATGCGCCTGATCCTGGCCGACCTGCCCGAGGTCAAGGTCAAGCAGTTCGACGTGCCGTTCCAGGGCATCCTGCCGGGCCTGGCGACCCGGCGCTTCGACTTCGTCGTGACCTCGGTCACGCTCACCAAGGAGCGCGCCGACAAGTTCGCGTTCACCGTGCCGATCGCCGACGCCACGACGGCGCTGGTCAAGCGCAAGGACGACGCCGCGCTCACCGACCCCGCGGGCATCGCGGGCAAGACGGTGGGCTCGCAGGCCGGCTCGGCCCAGCTGCGCGCGCTGCAGGACTATGCGAAGAAGCTGCAGGCCGAGGGCAAGCCGGCGGTCACCATCCGCGAGTACGTGAGCTTCGACGAGGCCTATGCCGACCTGGCCGCCGGCCGGCTGGTGGCGGTGGCGCAGTCGCTCTCCAACCTGGCGACGCTGGTGAAGACGCGCGGCGACATCTACGCGGTGATGCCCGCGCCCATCGGCCCCAAGACCTACTTCGGCTGGGTCGGCCGCAAGGACGCCGACAGCGCGCCGCTGGTCAAGTTCTTCAGCGACGGCATCGCGCGTGCGCAGAAGAGCGGCCAGCTCAAGGAGCTGCAGATGAAGTGGTTCGGCTTCGCGATGGAGGTGCCCACCGACGCGGTGCCGGCGCCGCAGATGTGA